The genomic stretch CGAATCCAATGGAACCGGACTAACCCAGTACACCAATATCATTATTCATTTTCTTATGGCCCATAACGTGCATATAGGAAGCAAGTTTTGGTATGGATTGGACCATGCAAATTTTAGCGGCAAGGGGACGCCTGAAATCGCAATCACTTCAGGCACCTTTTTTTATACACCACCAAAACAAAAGGCGCATCCTTCGGGATGCGCCTTTTGAAATGTGCTGCGATTATCGGTTCTAATCAGAGAGAGCCTCTATCGTTACAAAGACCTCGACTTCCTTTCCAACGACGCCAAGCTCATAGAACTTTCCTGTCCCTACTCCGTAAGCCAGACGATCAATGGTGAATCGGCTGTCAAAGCCGGCAACGGACTGGCCTTCCTTCAACGGGTTGTCCACAACGCCGGTAATCTCCATGGGGATCGTTACAGCGTGTGTCTTTCCCTTGATAGTCAGGTCACCGGTTACGAGCAGCATGGTCTCATCAGTTCGCTTTATGCCCGTACTGACAAAAGTCATCTCCGGGTATGCATTGGCATCAAAGAAATCCCCAGAACGGAGGTGATTGTCCCGCTTGGTGATTCCTGTGTTGATGGAAGCCGTCTTGATGGTCATCATCACCTTGCCCTGCTCCGGCTTGTCAGGATCAAGGGAGATGTTGACATCGAACTCCGTGAAGCTGCCACGAACCGTGGACAGTATGTGCTTCACATCAAAATACACATAGGAATGGGCCTTATCCACATTCCAATCCGCTGCAAATGCGGATTGAGCGAGTATCGCGAACAGTAGAAGTGCAACGGAAACCAAACTCTTGATACGCATGTTGAGCTCCTGTTTCTAAAAGGTTTCAAAAACCAAATTCTTCCGTAACTATCTGTGAGGGCGGAACCCCCATTTCACTCAGGGTGCGCTGAACACTTTCCATAAACGGTTGTGGTCCGCACACGAAAAAAAGAGAGTCGGACAAAGGGACCTCGGCCAGGACACGGTCAAGCAGATCGTGATTGACCCTGCCCGTATATTCGTTATCCACACTCGTGGCATCCCGGCTGAAGACATGTGTCACATCAAGCTGGTGCAAGCGAAGGGCATGCTCCTTCAACTCCTCACGGGCAAAGGCATCCTCCACTGTCCGGTTACTCCACACCAGGTGCAATGGAGGTGAAAGTTCATCCATATTCTCGATCATCGACAGCATGGGGGTAATCCCGACACCGCCTGCAATGCACACATAACCAGCTTCGCAACCATATGCTTCAGGACTGAACATACCATAGGGACCACTGACCTGGACGGTATCCCCAACCCGGAGTTGACCGACACGATTCGTCCAGTCGCCGCAACAGCGTATGACAAACCGGAGAGTATCGGCCCCCGGTGAAGACGAAATGGTGAACGGATGCGGCTCCGACGGTATTGGGCCGTCAGTCACATTGATGTACGCAAATTGTCCAGGTGCATGGCGGATTGGATTGCCCAACGGACGCAACCGAAGCTCACGAGCGGCAGGTCCGACCCGTGTCAGCGAAACAACCTCATGCTTCTCCCCATCCATGAATGGCCGAAACAATATCCACCCCCAGCACACGACGACCACGATCCCAACGCAAACCAAAAACACAAGTGGCACGCCGGAGTGATAACTGTCGGTGACATAGTAGACATGGACCAGCGAAGTCACCACCAGAACAATGGCCCCGGCCTGATGCATCCACTTCCAGTAGTGGTAGGGAATTCTTGAGAAGGAGCGCCCATATGCGATGGCTGCATATATTGACAGCGATATGAGCAAGCCGCCCCCGAGAATTTCGGGCCAGTACTCCCACTTCACGGGGATTGTGGCCACATCATCGATGGAAAAAACCAACAGCGGATGCATGACGGCCAACGCAACGATGGTGATGCCGACCATCCGATGGATTCGCACCATGCGGTCATACCCCACCAGCCGCTCAATCATGGTGAAACGGGCTATGAAAAGTATCTGGAGGCCCATCAATACGATCGCTGCAACCCCCGCAGACTTTCCCAGTGTCAGAATATCCCTGTCGATTCCGAACTTGTAGAGCATAGAGGATGACGGATATTCCCAAGGAAGCCATGCTCCGAAAGAAACAGCAACCACAGCTACCAAAAGAAGCAGCATACGGCCCTGCAATCTTCTACGTGAGGACAACATCATGATATACATCGCCTCTCATACGGGGGAAAAGGCCTGTTACGCACGACCTTGAAGCCGACCACTAGGCGCACGGCCACCAGAGCGACCACAGAACCGGTCCACACCAGTGTATCCATATTTTGAAGGGTGTAGAGAGACAGGGCAAGCACCTGCAGTGAGCACAATACCATTTGAAGAATCAGGGCCACGCCCGAAGTACCGACAAAGAAAAGCAGTGGCGTCAGAACGATCAATGCAACAATGTCGGGAGGCGATATCCACCAATGGACCAAAGCGGATTCCGGTGGGTAACGAAACAGTGTGATGCACAGGGAAACAGCACACAGCAACGCGTGTAGTGTCACCAGAGCCGTTGTGGACCAGTATGTCTTATGATCTGTCTTCATGCGTACTCACACTCCATAAAAGGATATCAGTTTTTACAATACATGATCCAACGCGAATGTCTAGAAAATGAAAACGGCAACCTTGGTCAAACTTTGCTTTTCTCCCGTGAAAAAGTGCTTCTGAAAGCTGGCTCTCCCAAGTGCACGATCATGTGCTTACCCTCCATTCTCCCCCCTCTGAATACCACTCATTCTATATTTGATACCAACAAAACAACTGATTGGATTGATCAATTAAATTGACAATCTCCGATACATTATGAAAAATGATAAATAGGATGGAATACCATAGCACCAGAGAATATACATGACAGAGAGCCACACGTTACAACAGGCTTTGGAAACTGCCAGGAGGCGGATAAAGGAGCTTGAAGAAGAACTTGCCAAGCAGGAATCTTCAAATAACACCCCACTTGAGGAGGTGGCATTTGAAAGTGCGCCGGGCGGGATGGCGATACTGTCATCGGAAGGAATTTTTCTGGCATGCAACAAGGTAGGAGCAGACATACTCGGATACACCGTCAGCGAAATGGACGGGTTGCCAATCGATAGACTCTGCATTGATGAAAAGTGCAAGACACTCCTCAAGACCTCCACCCATGTTCCCCAAAACATCAATGACAACCGAATAAGCATGCGACGTAAGGATGGGGAACGAATATGGGTCGATATGGACATCACGCCTGTCGAGTACGGAAGCAAGCAGGCAGTTCTCCTCTCATTCATTGACATAACCCCCCTCAAGGAACTGCAATCCGAGTTGAACTCCGTCTATTCCGATGTGGAACAACTCATCAAAGAACGAACCGCAGACCTTGAGAATGCCAATTACAATCTTGGCGCCCTCAACCACAAGCTCATCAAGCGCGATGTGGAACACCAGACAGCCCGCAAGTCCCTGCAGGAAAGCGAGCAACAGTTCCGATCAATTTTCGAGAACAATCACGCGGTGATGCTCATCATCGACCCCGATAGCGGAGCCATTCTCGACGCCAACCCTGCCGCAGTCGAATTCTATGGATATTCATTGCGCGAAATCAAGACGCTCAACATAGCCCACATCAACACCCTTGATGACGAAGAGATTCTGCAGGAAGTAAAGAACGCCGAGCAGGAAAAGCGCAATCACTTCTTTTTCAAGCATCGACTTGCCAATGGGGACATTCGTGATGTGGAGGTATTCAGCGGCCCCATCACTTCCATTTCGGGACGCATACTCTACTCCATTGTTCATGACATCACGGAGCGACGCGAGGCCGAAGAAAAGCTCGAACAGTACCGACGCATCATCGCCACGGCCACCGATCTCTACTCTCTCGTGGATCGTGACTACCGGTGCACCATGGTCAATGATTCATATCTGTCCACATTCAAGCTCAAGAAGAGCGATGTGATCGGAAAGCCGTTGCAGCAACTGATGGGACAACCCATTTTCGACCAACACATCAAGCCATACCTGGAACGTGCTTTCAAGGGGGAAGCCTGCAATACGGAACACAGGGTGCAGTTGTCCGGCGAAGATCGTTTCTTTACGGTCACATACAACCCCGTACCCCGGGCAGACGGCACTATCGATTATGTTTCGATAGTCTCCAGAGACATTACGGAGCTCAAGGAGCAGGAGCAGAATCTTCGTACCTTCTCCGAACGACTCGCCATTGCCACCAACGCCGGGGAAATCGGCATATGGGAATTGAACATTGAAACCAACGAAGTGTTCTGGGACGACATGATGCGTCGCCTTTATGGTCTCAAGGCGTCAGACGATACGCCCACCTATGAGGTATGGCACTCCTTCGTCCACAAGGATGATCTGGCCAAGGCGGAGAAAGCCCTGCAAGGGGCGCTGAAGAACAATTCCCAGTTCTCCTGCGACTTTCGCATTACCAGGCCCGATGGAGAAGAACGTCACATCAAGTCTGCAGCGCAATTGAACGATCCAAGTGAAAGACCGCGTTCCATGACCGGGGTCAACTGGGATATTACGAAGACACGCAAGTTGCAGGAAGAGTTGCAACGCCTGGCCACCACCGATTCCCTGACCTGTGCTCACAACCGACGAAGCTTCATGGAAAGAGCACATTCGGAAGTGGCGCGCAGTCACCGGCACGGCATTCCCCTCGCCTTGCTCACACTCGACATAGACCACTTCAAGCGGGTGAACGACACGTACGGTCACCCTGCCGGAGAGGAGGTGCTCAAGTCGCTGGTTAACGTTTGTCAGGAAACACTGCGATTCACCGATGTCTTCGCACGTATGGGCGGTGAAGAATTCGCAGCCATCCTCCCGGAAACCCAGATTCCGGAAGCAATCGTCACGGCGGAGCGCGTACGAAAGGCCGTAGCCAGCACCCCAGTGAATACCGATGCAGGTATCATCGACTATACCGTCAGCATAGGCATATCCACCTTGCGCGACGATGACGACTCTCTCGACGATCTCATGCGACGAGCAGACAAGGCCCTGTACAAGGCCAAGGAAAATGGGCGCAATCGAGTCGAAACCGAGTGACCCCTTGACGCAATTCGTC from Pseudodesulfovibrio profundus encodes the following:
- a CDS encoding YceI family protein encodes the protein MRIKSLVSVALLLFAILAQSAFAADWNVDKAHSYVYFDVKHILSTVRGSFTEFDVNISLDPDKPEQGKVMMTIKTASINTGITKRDNHLRSGDFFDANAYPEMTFVSTGIKRTDETMLLVTGDLTIKGKTHAVTIPMEITGVVDNPLKEGQSVAGFDSRFTIDRLAYGVGTGKFYELGVVGKEVEVFVTIEALSD
- a CDS encoding ferredoxin reductase family protein → MLLLLVAVVAVSFGAWLPWEYPSSSMLYKFGIDRDILTLGKSAGVAAIVLMGLQILFIARFTMIERLVGYDRMVRIHRMVGITIVALAVMHPLLVFSIDDVATIPVKWEYWPEILGGGLLISLSIYAAIAYGRSFSRIPYHYWKWMHQAGAIVLVVTSLVHVYYVTDSYHSGVPLVFLVCVGIVVVVCWGWILFRPFMDGEKHEVVSLTRVGPAARELRLRPLGNPIRHAPGQFAYINVTDGPIPSEPHPFTISSSPGADTLRFVIRCCGDWTNRVGQLRVGDTVQVSGPYGMFSPEAYGCEAGYVCIAGGVGITPMLSMIENMDELSPPLHLVWSNRTVEDAFAREELKEHALRLHQLDVTHVFSRDATSVDNEYTGRVNHDLLDRVLAEVPLSDSLFFVCGPQPFMESVQRTLSEMGVPPSQIVTEEFGF
- a CDS encoding PAS domain S-box protein, whose amino-acid sequence is MTESHTLQQALETARRRIKELEEELAKQESSNNTPLEEVAFESAPGGMAILSSEGIFLACNKVGADILGYTVSEMDGLPIDRLCIDEKCKTLLKTSTHVPQNINDNRISMRRKDGERIWVDMDITPVEYGSKQAVLLSFIDITPLKELQSELNSVYSDVEQLIKERTADLENANYNLGALNHKLIKRDVEHQTARKSLQESEQQFRSIFENNHAVMLIIDPDSGAILDANPAAVEFYGYSLREIKTLNIAHINTLDDEEILQEVKNAEQEKRNHFFFKHRLANGDIRDVEVFSGPITSISGRILYSIVHDITERREAEEKLEQYRRIIATATDLYSLVDRDYRCTMVNDSYLSTFKLKKSDVIGKPLQQLMGQPIFDQHIKPYLERAFKGEACNTEHRVQLSGEDRFFTVTYNPVPRADGTIDYVSIVSRDITELKEQEQNLRTFSERLAIATNAGEIGIWELNIETNEVFWDDMMRRLYGLKASDDTPTYEVWHSFVHKDDLAKAEKALQGALKNNSQFSCDFRITRPDGEERHIKSAAQLNDPSERPRSMTGVNWDITKTRKLQEELQRLATTDSLTCAHNRRSFMERAHSEVARSHRHGIPLALLTLDIDHFKRVNDTYGHPAGEEVLKSLVNVCQETLRFTDVFARMGGEEFAAILPETQIPEAIVTAERVRKAVASTPVNTDAGIIDYTVSIGISTLRDDDDSLDDLMRRADKALYKAKENGRNRVETE